The DNA window GTACAGAAATTCATTTATTGGTTGGTTGGTCGCGGGTAGACTGGTTGGTTGTTGTCGGAATGTTTGGGAGTATCATAGTCGAGGGTAGATGTTTAGTGTTGAAACTTAggatattttattaatcaatgtGATAATGAATGAAAGCTATTTCTGCCTGCCCTGCTTTTTACAGGAAATTTCTTTTGCCTCAACTGAAAGTATGTGAAAGTGAAGCAAAAGCATTTTGCAGGCACATCATGTTTGTAGTTctgtaagttattttctttgtttttctcgTCAGAAGTTTTATCTTGCTTTTGAAGGAGTATTGAATTTTGTCAGCAGTAAAGTTGCTATGTATtcacattcaataaaattatgtctactcactttgagtatataaatgagcATATACTTgatgtgtgtcatcatgtgattgggtgattataaattaaagataaaataatatctaatcacgtgataatacacataaatatatatttatttgtatattgaaAGTAGATACGCATAATATTAATGTTTTGTTCTTGGAGATAGGTTGATAATGTCttgaattttccatttttttttcttgcgtgatggaagagaaaagaagacTTAATACCTATGAGTCCTTTGCCAACCAAAACATAGGAAATTATAGCTTGGGCGCTGAAGAAGCTTgagtttcaaaatcaaatttcgATGATTTAGTTGTGTGGtcgaatgaaaattttaatggataAGACCTGATTGAGAAGGTGGGTGTGGCTGGAGAAGTGGGATGTGCTGATTAATGATGGTTAGATAGGTTGATTTTAGCGGCAGTGGATGGTATTTTGAGTAGGTGAGTGGACAATGCTGGTTGGCTTAAGATTCCGTGATTCCAAACCAACTCCCGCCAACATGGTGCAATTCAATTGGAATCAAAACTGATTAGTTTGCCAGATGATGAAAGCCACCGCACCGGtgaactattttaaaatttttatataattattaactataaaatataagttttttttaagtcaagtgttatttaactttaatagttaTTACAAagtcataaaaatattttaatctttttctggTTTTTGCCTTAAAAATGTAATAGAATGTGCCAAtttgtcccttttttttttttttcaactttaaagtaaaaaatcttgCTGTTTTGACGTAATTTAGTGGGAAATATTGTTCTGTCTCGatgataatagtaataatatgTGCAAAGTAGATTTTCCCAAGGTTTggcttaaaaataatttttctctcacaaaatcaaacattggtaagatttttttttgtttttttataaaatgtgtTAAAAAGGGAAGCcatcattttatctttactatttattttttaaaaaattaccaaataatccaaatcaactcaaaaaaaaaaatcttttaaatatctaaattatgtgaaactattttatttctctttttgggATATTAGTTAAATTATCATTAGGCTTTGTATTTCTCTAGTTAAGAGTTAATCAAGCATAAATTCACTcaattaagttataaaattcaTTCATTCACCAAATTAAGACTAAAATATgagatgaaaatatgaaaatttttgatgACTTTGACGGTAGAAAGGTTGATTgattaaacatttaattaaccaatttatttttaaaaaattgattggttaattaatttgtttttaaaaattgattgttcAATCGGCCATACCCAATCGGTCAACCAACTAGTGAACTTTAACTCTCATAATATTCTTCATTACATGACCTTTCCTTTCTTGGCAGCCTTGGCTTGTGGCTTGATAACTGGAAATGGTGTTGCTAGGGTTTTACAGGtgtaaaattcaagtttttaaaCCTATTAAAACGCTGAACCATCATGTTTAGTTCTTACTTTGGTATGCAGAAAaagctttttcaatttttcatattttacaaaatGGTAAAATCACTTTTTGcctttaaattgttaatttgtgttttcaaccaaattttatttataccttttaataattgaaaaatacttttaaataaaaCCTTGGGCAGAAGAACGTAATTTACTCTAATAAATTATGTCAATTATGAGGTTTCATTTGTAACGTTAGGCAATAGCAAAGCATTCctgttcttaaaaaaataattattttctactcaaattttagtctaatattaaaaacatatttatggtaaatgaaaattttaaatatctttcgatctttaaatttttattaaaattatcattaaatataagagtaaaaccattatttaataataacattaaaaattatataattttatctcatttttctactctattttgaaaattaatattttaccatggaccttaactttaaaaaatgactcTCTTCcaaatctctaaatttttttctttacctctcTGCCTATCGGCGATTGTTGACAACTTCACCCCAAACTTTGTTGGAAAATGACGATGCCTTTATCATGAGAGGGTTGTTGTTTGCAAGTGGAAGTGGTTGGATTTCAAGTTTAATATCTTagagagaaaagtaaatttttcaaaatttaatcctaaagaaaattgttagtttttcaaacgaagagggaaatgagatataattttaattattttaatattactgataaaataatgattttacttcttaatcttaatagaaaattcttaGATACATGACAacaaactaaaacttgggtaagtatttaaattttttatttgtcatagatacatatttattttttcattgaaacttgggtgggaaatagttttttagctaaaacataataataataatggcaAAGTATTTAAACTGTTAACTAAAaatgaaaggccaaaagacttaacgTCACCCAAGGTATGGTGAAAACTCAAACCCATAcccttaattttcaaaaatctaaacacttacatataaatattttttattaataattttagttgagattggggtaaaattgttatttattaaaaaattttgaaaactaagattttattacaattttcttcctcgatttaaaaaattcataatttattctccaattcaaagtttgaaaagtgacaaatactCTTTCGGGCTTTTTCACTTCCCTCTTGCATTGATTAGCTATCTTTGACGGTCAATCGCCGATCATTCTCTTTTTggtctctctttcttttcttttcagtaGTTTTCGATCgagatgaagataaaattatttttgtttcaaataaagACATCGTTTTTGTCTCGGTTGAAGATAACTGAAAagaatagagagagagagactggtaaaaagagataagacGAGAGAGAGCATAATAAACGATcgaaaagataataaattgtctttggagagaaaaaaaataaacttaaaaaggTATtcgttatttttaaattttggattaaagGAAAACTGTAAGATTTCTAGGAAAATGTGATAGTTTTATCCTGGGCAAGAGTAAGTCTTTCagccgaattaaatttaagattgatTGTTGCAAGTTACGACTGACCATTTTAGTTATGTGGtttggtttagataatattttattattaaaataaaaaaattattttattattaaaataaaaaaattattttattaattataaattattattatatttaataaaatttgatgagtataaataattattatatttaattaaaaataattaataaattattttacttaaatgtctttaaatataattatttttaaatattttttatattttttatcatattaattaaaaataaatttatttttatctaaaataataataaattataatataattataataaaattaaaattatcttaataacatttaaatagttaaagtgaatatgataatcagattatcacttatattatctgttatgtcagtattaataataaaatattattataatattttattattgataaattaaacaaaaaaaataaaaaataaattcgcaagataatttttaaatattaaagcaaGCCCCCTTAATAagtaaaactttatttattccACGTTCCAACACTTGCTATTACGACAATTCCCCAATCAAAATCCTCCACgtagattttcatcaacatgCGGCTCGAATAGGTATTTTAAGCGCGACTCTGGTTGTTCACTCACGTGAACATCTTCCACTGAGTCACGTGCCAGTACCATGTTTGTCGCGTTCTCTTTCTGACTCACACCGCCACAAAATCCTCCAATTTCTGATTAAAAGTTTAAGAAAGAGTATCAGAAGATATTTTTTCAGAAAGAGAGCTGTGATCATGGCGATCAAATCGCTGATATTTCCTCTAGTGATGCTGATCGCCTGTTTCCTCACGGCGGTCTTTGCTGAAGAGAGCAAGAGCACCGAATCCAAGGAGTTCGTCGTCACTTTGGATCACTCCAACTTTGATGACACTGTTAGTAAACACAAGTTCATCGTCGTTGAATTTTACGCGCCTTGGTATAATCTTCACttcctttgatttttttttttaacttctacATATCTAGTTAACTGTGTTTGGTCCTCTGCAGATTTTAAATTTAGCTCCtctttttgttgatttgtttttcacgagattttaatttcattctatGGCTTAAGGAATTTTTCTAATGTTTGATTAATCTAGAGTTGCAGGCTATACATTCTTTGTTatcttaatttgtttattttaatttttaattcggctggtttttatattattttactaattagttattaattttttaattttgtttttgttgaatgcatgtctctctctctctctcttttttttggACAATTCTGTAGTTTCTCTGAGCCAACTTCAACCTGAAATCGTAATATTTATCAATTGCATGTTGCTGATTAAGTTCTAGTAAAATCGTTTTATTATTGGAATTTGAGTTTCCATATATTTTGTTACTTGTTGACTCTATCATTTTTCAGGTGTGTCCACTGCAAAAATCTTGCTCCAGAGGTACTTATCTACCCTtgttttatatgatatttataatgcTTGTTCAATTTGCTGataacaaattaacaaagtGTCTATTGTTATTTGTAGTATGAGAAAGCTGCATCTATTTTGAGTACTCTTGACCCCCCAATTGTTCTTGCCAAAGTTGATGCTAATGACGAAGCAAACAAAGATCTTACCACTAAGTTTGATATTAGGGGTTTCCCCTCACTTAAGATTTTGAGAGATGGTGGGAAGTCTATTCAAGAATACAAAGGCCCCCGTGATGCTGAGGGTATTGTTGCTTATTTAAAGAAACAGAGTGGTCCTGCATCTACTGAAATAAAGACTGCAGAAGATGCTAGTAGTTTTATTGATGAGAAGAAGATAGTTGTTGTGCGTTTGACATGAATACTTtggttttatttgtttagttaGAGGAAATTCAAAGGTTTGTTTGAACATTTATGCATGTTTTTTAGGTTGGGGTTTTCCCGAACTTATCTGGAGAGGAGTTTGACAACTTCACAGCTGTTGCTGAGAAATTGAGATCAGAGTATGAGTTTGGTCATACACTGAACGCTAAAATCCTTCCACATGGAGATTCATCTGTGACTGGCCCGGTAGTGAGGTTGTTCAAGCCTTTTGATGAAATCTTTGTTGACTCCAAGGTATAGTAAACTTTTGTAAATGGTTCTGTCAAGCTATGCTCAAGCAGCTAACTTGCTGAAGTTACATGCTTCCAGGATTTTAAGGTGGATACTCTTGAGAAGTTTGTTGAAGAAGCTAGCATTCCCCTTGTGACTGTGTTTAGCAGTGACCCAAGCTTGCACCCTTTTGTTATGAAATTCTTTAACAGTCCTAATGCAAAGGTGTGCACCAGTATATAAATTACACTGTccttttcaatttattttagaactttataattatacaattatgCATGGAAATCGTCTTATCTCCATTCTCCTTGTTTAGCAGTGAGTAGCTTTTTTCTCATGTAATAACATTATCATTCTGAAAAGCTAAGCCGAGTTTCCATGTGGGTTCATGGTATAGCTGGTTATAGGGTAAATGAAATCAGAAGTAGAAAAGGTCTAGGAGGCTTCAAAATGATCTCTCCATATCTGGCATCAGAGATTAGATTATAGTTTGGGAGCATAGTAATTTCTTTGCTGTTTCGTTGCAACAAATTCTTGTTACAGAATAAGATCTTTGTGAACTCACAACCTTTAGTCTCTAAAACCGCTTTtagattttttcttctttttgtggATAGGCCTTTATGTCACAGGTAAGTGCAGCAGTCTTGGATTGCCATTTTCTGCATCTTcctctaaaaaaataaatttaatgtcaCGTTCTTTATATGTTTAGGAAGGGATATGTTGACCCTTTCATATAGATACTCTAAATGTCTTATATCTTTCATCTTCTGTTTTCCttgttccttttttatttttaactaaatttaatttgtttgtaatattattgaatattgtGGCAGCAAAATTTCTGATTCTGTTTAACAAACTAACCCTTACTGGAACattgtctaattttttttgtaaaattgcAAATATAGGCAATGTTGTTTATGAACTTCAACAGTGAAGGTGCTGATTCTTTCAAATCGAAATATCGTGAAGTTGCTGATCAATACAAAGGACAGGGCATCAGTTTTCTGATGGGAGATCTTGATGCTAGTAAAGCTGCTTTCCAGGTTGGTATGCATTGATCTGCTAGTTTCTATTTATggtttcaaatttgatatatttatctgATATTTCAATTGTTTCTTATTGATTGAACAACAGTACTTTGGACTCAAAGAAAGCCAAGTGCCTCTCATCATTGTACAGGCAACTGATGGGCAGAAGTATTTGAAGCCTAATTTGGAGGCTGATCAAATTGCATCTTGGATGAAGGAATACAAGGTGATATATCTGCTTCTTGTATTCATTGCACTTTTTCCTCAATGAGAATAGAGAATTTCATAATGTTTTGccaagttaatattttatttgttaaatataactttatttgTTCTATTGTAGAAGGTGTGTGTTACTAAGTCCTTCCATAGAAAGCatcttttttatgaaagttTTTACTTGCAGGGAGGGAAAATTCAACCATACAAAAAATCTGAGCCTATTCCTGAAGAGAACAATGAGCCTGTGAAGGTGGTTGTTGCTGAAAGCATTCAGGAAATGGTTTTCAAGTCTGGAAAAAATGgtgtgtttttaaattttttctcactTGATGGATTTTTTATGTGTTGCTTACTGTGCTTGAAATCCTGTGTCTTTTCTGGTGGTTTGTGTTGGGTGGTTGTGCTAAAAATGCTTCTTCGTTCTAGGATTTGTGTCACGTTTCTATAAGAAATCATGGAATgttttttgtcaatttattatatttgctacaaaatctatttttattaaacagaGCCTCAGCAATTACCATTACTTATTCTTTTTAGGCTGTGATCACTGCTGGCATGCATTtactttttaattcttttatttgaaacaTCAATGGACAGCTAATTTTACAGTTAAAAATGGAAATTTGTAATTAACGAATTTGCATAGATGAATCTGCTTAATAATTGTGAATATAACTACCATTTCCTGCTCTTTGATGCTTTGTCTTATTTCACTACTCAAGTGAATTTTGAAATGTAATGTATGTTGACATTTTGCTCTACGCAGTTCTGCTAGAGTTTTATGCTCCTTGGTGTGGACACTGCAAAAAATTGGCTCCAATCTTGGATGAAGTTGCCGTCTCTTATAAAAATGATGCGGACGTTGTTATCGCAAAATTTGTAAGACTTTTTTCAACTTTTCTACCTCTAAAGATGACCCTCTATGGCTTCAACTAGTATTTCAGTGTGATCGTCagatagaaatttaatttaattgattattgcTTGCACTGGTGTGGATCCTTAGTCTCCATGacatcaataatcaaatttattgttttatgtcTGAAACTTGTCTGCTTGACACTAATTTGGGCAATGGTTTTTTGGTCCTAAACATGTGCAGCAACCTAATTGGGTCTAGTAGAATGATTGGCACACGGACATGATGCCTTGTCCAATATATGAATAGCTAGTTTTTGcgcattaaattattttattcgaCTCGACTCTATTCAATTTTACCTTGTTACcatttgatatttcattattttgctTATCTTCATGTTTCTATATGTTCATCTCTGCTGCGCACAGCCTTCAGCATAAATATATTTGTAGTTGAAAGTATTCTTTTTGACATGATATGCTCGTGTTTGTCTAGGATGCAACTGCAAATGATATCCCAAGTGACACTTTTGATGTTAAAGGTTTCCCAACGGTGTACTTGAGGTCAGCTAGTGGAAAGGTAGTGGCTTATGAGGGGGATAGGACCAAGGAAGACATTATCCAATTCATTGAGAAGAACAGGGATAAATCTGCTCCTCAAGAATCTGTTAAAGCAGAATCATCTGCAAAAGATGAGCTTTAAAGAAGGTACATGC is part of the Mangifera indica cultivar Alphonso unplaced genomic scaffold, CATAS_Mindica_2.1 Un_0064, whole genome shotgun sequence genome and encodes:
- the LOC123207165 gene encoding protein disulfide-isomerase-like; translation: MAIKSLIFPLVMLIACFLTAVFAEESKSTESKEFVVTLDHSNFDDTVSKHKFIVVEFYAPWCVHCKNLAPEYEKAASILSTLDPPIVLAKVDANDEANKDLTTKFDIRGFPSLKILRDGGKSIQEYKGPRDAEGIVAYLKKQSGPASTEIKTAEDASSFIDEKKIVVVGVFPNLSGEEFDNFTAVAEKLRSEYEFGHTLNAKILPHGDSSVTGPVVRLFKPFDEIFVDSKDFKVDTLEKFVEEASIPLVTVFSSDPSLHPFVMKFFNSPNAKAMLFMNFNSEGADSFKSKYREVADQYKGQGISFLMGDLDASKAAFQYFGLKESQVPLIIVQATDGQKYLKPNLEADQIASWMKEYKGGKIQPYKKSEPIPEENNEPVKVVVAESIQEMVFKSGKNVLLEFYAPWCGHCKKLAPILDEVAVSYKNDADVVIAKFDATANDIPSDTFDVKGFPTVYLRSASGKVVAYEGDRTKEDIIQFIEKNRDKSAPQESVKAESSAKDEL